A region from the Bactrocera dorsalis isolate Fly_Bdor chromosome 1, ASM2337382v1, whole genome shotgun sequence genome encodes:
- the LOC105232952 gene encoding mucin-2, whose amino-acid sequence MKNIFVLASALLVLAASVNAASLSQSARAADNALYSRFLCRNRPNGFKTMVPGSCTSYYKCYNGASLQIDCPYYYDGVKNMCVDTNPGCVEDLADVATAPKAIRAAPCDGVVKGYVVGENQAQWYQCLNSAVINSGVCPSGQEYNLVLLQCDVKSSCGGADQPSCSGNDATTLAPATETPTPTPCAPVTETPTPTPCAPVTDAPTPPAPVTDTPTPTPCAPVTDGPTSPAPVPETPTPTPCAPVTDGPTSPAPVTDTPTPTPCAPVTDAPTPPTPVPDTPTPTPCAPVTDGPTPPAPVPDTPTPTPCAPVTDAPTTPAPVTETPTPTPCAPVTDGPTPPAPVTDTPTPTPCASTTTTTTPVPPTTTTTTCAPTTTTTTTVPPTTTTTTCAPTTTTTTSKPTTTTTTCAPTTTTTTTVPPTTTTTTCAPTTTTTTRTPTTTTTTCAPTTTTTTSTPTTTTTTCAPTTTTTTSKPTTTTTTSKPTTTTTTCAPVTETPTPTPCAPVTDVTDGPTPPAPDTPTPTPCAPATTTPNAPVTTTTTCAPTTTTTTSTPTTTTTTCAPTTTKPTCTPTVTPTVTPTVTPTVTPTVTPTVTPTVTPTVTPTVTPTVTPTVTPTCTPTVTPTVTPTVTPTVTPTVTPTCTPTVTPTVTPTVTPTVTPTVTPTVTPTVTPTCTPTVTPTVTPTCTPTVTPTVTPTVTPTVTPTVTPTVTPTVTPTVTPTVTPTVTPTVTPTVTPKCTPTVTPTVTPTVTPTVTPKVTPTCTPTVTPTVTPTPCSTTTVKPPCTRTTPPCTTTPCPTITTPCPQSSLYINNIPHETPSETLQSNVYVRPSQQAVRPISVLPPQSHQSNMDLYIKYVCQGKPTGFMLPSLRSCNEYFICRNGLALKVSCGSAYFNAMKGQCDLPENSGCIQPYQRLN is encoded by the exons atgaagaatatttttg TGTTGGCCAGTGCCTTGCTGGTCCTGGCAGCTAGCGTAAATGCCGCCAGCTTGAGCCAAAGTGCACGCGCCGCCGATAATGCTCTATACAGTCGCTTTTTGTGCCGCAATAGACCGAATGGCTTCAAGACAATGGTGCCTGGTAGTTGTACCAGCTACTATAAGTGTTATAATGGTGCAAGCCTACAAATCGATTGCCCTTACTACTATGATGGTGTGAAAAATATGTGCGTTGATACAAATCCCGGTTGTGTTGAAGATTTGGCTGATGTTGCGACCGCACCGAAAGCTATTCGTGCAGCACCATGTGATGGTGTTGTTAAGGGTTACGTGGTTGGTGAAAATCAGGCGCAATGGTATCAGTGTCTAAATAGTGCTGTGATAAATTCTGGCGTTTGTCCCAGTGGACAGGAATATAATTTGGTATTACTGCAATGTGATGTTAAATCGTCATGCGGTGGTGCTGATCAACCATCATGCAGTGGAAATGATGCAACTACTCTTGCGCCAGCAACTGAAACTCCAACTCCAACGCCATGTGCACCAGTAACTGAAACTCCAACTCCAACGCCATGTGCACCAGTAACTGATGCGCCAACCCCGCCCGCACCAGTAACGGATACGCCAACTCCAACGCCATGCGCACCAGTAACTGATGGTCCAACCTCCCCCGCACCAGTACCGGAAACTCCAACTCCAACTCCATGCGCACCAGTAACTGATGGTCCAACCTCCCCCGCACCAGTAACGGATACGCCAACTCCAACTCCATGCGCACCAGTAACTGATGCTCCAACCCCCCCCACACCAGTACCAGATACTCCAACTCCAACTCCATGCGCACCAGTAACTGATGGTCCAACGCCCCCCGCACCAGTACCGGATACTCCAACTCCAACTCCATGTGCACCAGTAACTGATGCGCCAACCACCCCCGCACCAGTAACTGAAACTCCTACTCCAACGCCATGTGCACCAGTAACTGATGGTCCAACCCCCCCCGCACCAGTAACGGATACTCCAACTCCAACGCCATGCGCGTCAACAACTACCACAACAACGCCGGTACccccaacaacaactacaaccacATGCGCACCAACaactaccacaacaacaacggtacccccaacaacaactacaaccacatgcgcaccaacaacaactacaactactaGCAAACCAACAACTACCACAACCACATGCGCACCAACaactaccacaacaacaacggtacccccaacaacaactacaaccacatgcgcaccaacaacaactacaactactaGAACACcgacaactacaacaaccacatgcgcaccaacaacaactacaactactaGCACACCAACAACTACCACAACCACATgcgcaccaacaacaactacaactactaGCAAacctacaacaactacaactactaGCAAACCAACAACTACCACAACCACATGCGCACCAGTAACGGAAACTCCAACTCCAACGCCATGCGCACCAGTAACTGATG TAACTGATGGTCCAACGCCCCCCGCACCGGATACTCCAACTCCAACGCCATGCGCACCAGCAACTACAACGCCCAACGCACCAGTAACTACCACAACCACATgcgcaccaacaacaactacaactactaGCACACCGACAACTACCACAACCACATgcgcaccaacaacaactaaaccTACTTGC ACACCAACAGTAACACCAACAGTTACACCAACAGTAACACCAACGGTAACACCAACGGTAACACCTACAGTAACACCAACGGTAACACCAACAGTAACACCAACAGTAACACCAACTGTAACCCCAACAGTAACACCAACGTGCACTCCAACGGTAACACCAACAGTAACACCAACAGTAACACCAACTGTAACCCCAACAGTAACACCAACGTGCACTCCAACGGTAACACCAACAGTAACACCAACAGTAACACCAACAGTAACACCAACAGTAACACCAACAGTAACACCAACAGTAACCCCAACATGCACACCAACTGTAACACCAACAGTAACACCAACGTGCACTCCAACGGTAACACCAACGGTAACGCCAACAGTAACACCAACAGTAACACCAACAGTAACGCCAACAGTAACACCAACAGTTACACCAACAGTAACACCAACGGTAACACCAACTGTAACACCAACAGTAACACCAACAGTAACCCCAAAGTGCACACCAACGGTAACACCAACAGTAACACCAACGGTAACACCAACTGTAACACCAAAAGTAACACCGACGTGCACACCAACGGTAACACCAACTGTAACACCGACACCATGCTCCACAACGACAGTTAAGCCACCGTGCACACGAACAACACCACCATGCACAACAACTCCATGCCCAACAATAACTACACCATGCCCGCAAAGCTCTCtgtatataaacaatatacCACACGAAACCCCAAGCGAAACGTTACAGTCCAACGTATATGTGCGACCGTCTCAGCAAGCGGTCCGACCCATATCTGTCTTACCACCGCAATCTCATCAATCTAATATGGATTTATACATAAAATACGTGTGTCAAGGCAAACCAACCGGTTTTATGCTACCCTCACTGAGGAGCTGCAACGAATACTTCATTTGCCGTAACGGTCTTGCACTGAAAGTCAGTTGTGGCAGCGCCTATTTCAACGCCATGAAGGGACAATGCGATTTGCCGGAGAATAGCGGTTGCATACAACCATATCAGCGattgaattga